The DNA region CGGTCGTGAGTGCCGCACTGGCTTGGACCGTGCTTGCGATGGCGCCGGCTTCAGCGGCCGACAAGGTCGTGCTGATGCTGAACTGGTACGTCTATGGCGAGCACGCGCCGTTCTATTACGGCAAGGCCAAGGGCATCTATGCCGCGGAGGGCATCGATCTCGAGATCCAGGAAGGCCGCGGCTCGGCCGCGACCACGCAGGCGGTGGCCGCCAAGACCGCCGATTTCGGCTATGTCGACGTGCCCACGATGATGCGCGCCGCAGTGAAGGGCGCGCCGGTCATCGCCACCGGCGTGCTGCTGCAGACCAGCCCGATGTCGGCGATGGGCTTTGTCGACAAGAATATCAAGAAGCCGGAAGACATCAAAGGCAAGACGGTCGCGATCACGCCGGCGGATTCGATGACCCAGATCTGGCCGCTGTTCCTGAAGAAGACAGGCCTGAAGGAGAGCGATTTCCACACCGTCGCCGGCGACGGCCAGACCAAGCTCAACGCGGTCATCAACGGCCAGGCAGACTTGCTGCTCGGCTATGTCATGGACCAGTCGATGAAGATCAAGGACGCCACCGGCAAGGACGTCTATCCGATCAAGTTCGCCGACTATGGCATCAACATGGTGTCCTCGGGTATCATCGCCAACACCGACTATGTGAAGGCCAATGCCGACCTGGTGCGCCGCTTCATGTCGGCGACCACCAAGGCCGTCGAAGCCGCCGAGAAGGAGCCGAAGGCCGCGGCGCAGTCGATCCTCGACGCCAACCCGAAGGGCGGCAAGATCGATACGCTGACCCAGGGTTTTGAGCTGACGATCCCGCTGTACCGGACGCCGGAAACCAAGGCCAAGCGCCCGTTCCAGGTCACCGACCAGAACATGACCGACTCGGTCAATCTGATGGTCGAATATGGCGGCCTCGATGCCAAGGCCAAGGACAATCCGAAGGCGTTCTACACCAACGACTACCTGCCGAAGGGCAACTCGTGAGCCATATCCCGCCGTCGTCCCGGCCTCGGTGCGCAATTGCGCACCTGGAGCAGGGACCCATAACCACCGGCCCCGATTGCTGCGAAAGGTCTCTCCCCGCGTGCCCCGATGATGGTGCACGGCGTATGGGTCCCGGCCTTCGCCGGGACGACGGGGGGAGAAAGCTGCGATGAACCCCGCGACCAAATCAATCGATATCAGCCAGCCGGGCGCACATTTGCGCCTGGTGTCGGATCGTGCGGCCGGCGCGACGCCCGGCATTACGCTGTCGGGCGTGTCGAAGACCTACCGTTCCCGCGACGGCGACGTGCCGTCGCTGCGTCCGCTCGATTTCACCATCAATGACGGCGAGTTCTTTGTCGTGGTCGGCCCAAGCGGCTGCGGCAAGTCCACGCTTTTGAAAATGATCTCGGGCCTGCTGCCGCCGACGACCGGCGAGGTGCTGGTCGAGGGCGAGGTCGTGACCAAGCCGCACGGCAATGTCGGCATCGTGTTCCAGAACGCGCTGCTGCTGCCATGGCGCAACATCCTTTCCAACGTGATGCTGCCGATCGACATGAAGGGGTTGCCGCGCGCGAAGTATGTCGAACGCGCCAAGGATCTGTTGAAGCTGGTCGGGCTGGAGGGCTTCGAGAAGAAGCTGCCCTGGCAGCTCTCCGGCGGCATGCAGCAGCGCGCCTCGATCTGTCGCGCGCTGGTGCACGATCCCAAGATCATACTGATGGACGAGCCGTTCGGCGCGCTCGACGCGATGACGCGCGAGCGCATGAATGTCGAGCTGATGCGGATCCAGCGCGAGACTGGCAAGACGGTGCTGCTGATCACGCATTCGATTCCCGAGGCCGTATTCCTCGCCGACCGCGTGCTCGTGATGACCGAACGCCCCGGCGCGATCGCCGCGATCTACGACGTGCCGCTGTCGCGCCCGCGCTCGCTGGATGCGATGTCGGATCCGGTCTTCACCGCGCTCGTGCAGCAGATCCGCAAGCATTTCTTCACGCAGGGTACCCTGGACTAGGCCAGAGCTTCGATGCCGTTTCGCCTTGCTGTCAAAGACATCGCCTTCTTCGAGCGTCCGCTGGCCTTCGCCCGGCCGTTCCGCTTTGGCGCGGTCACGCTCAACGCGGCGACGCAGCTGTTCGTGCGGGTCGAGATCGAGGTGGAAGGCAAGGGCCGCGCCACCGGCGCCAGCGCCGAGATGCTGGCGCCAAAATGGTTCGACAAGCGGCCGCATCTGACGGCGGAGCAGACGGTCGATGAGTTGCGCCGCTCGCTCGCCATCGCGCGCGAGCTCTACCTGGCGAAGGCGGGGTATGACACCGCGTTCCCACTGCACGCGGCCTGTATCGGCGCCCAGGTCGCGGCCTGCGCCAGGGAAGACATTCCAGCGCTGGCGGCAAGCTTTGGTCCAGCCGAGATCGACAAGGCGATCCTGGATGCACTGTTGCGGGCAGCCGGCACGAGTTTCTTCGAGGGCATGGCGGCCAACATCGCCGGCATAGATGCTCGGCTGACGCCCGATCTGGTCGACGCCGCGATTGCGCGGTTCCTGTCGACGCGCAAGCGGCTCGATCGCGTTGCTGTCAGGCACACGGTCGGGTTGGACGACAGGATCGAAGGGGAGGGTGGTGTCGCCGACGTCAGGGAGAACGCCGGCGCGCGCCACTTCAAGCTCAAGCTGAACGGCGATCCCACGCATGACGCGGCGCGGCTGATCCGGATCGGCAAGGAGCTTGCGACGCTGCCTTACGCCTTCAAGGTCACGCTCGATGCCAATGAGCAATATGCCGATCTCGCCGCGCTGAACGCGCTGATCGATCGGCTCGAGCGCGATGCAGCGCTGCAGCCGATCTCTTCGAACATGCTCTATATCGAGCAACCGATGCCGCGCGACATCACGCGGACCTCGCCGCTCGGCAAGCTTGCCGCGGGCAGCTTCATCATCGACGAGGCCGATGATTGCTATGACGCGTTTCCGGCGGCGCGGGCGCTGGGCTATCGCGGCGTCTCCTCGAAATCGTGCAAAGGCGTCTACAAATCGGTCATCAACGCCACGCGTGCGGCAGCGTGGAGCGCCGATGGCGGCCGTGCGTTCATCAGCGGCGAGGACCTGACCTGCCAGGCCGGGCTTGCCGTGCAGCAGGATCTCGCGCTCGGCGCGCTGATCGGCGTGACCCATGCCGAGCGCAACGGCCACCATTATGTCGATGGCTTCGGCGACACGCCGGGGGCGGAAGCCGACGCTTTCCTCGTTGCGCATCCCGATCTCTACCAACGTGAGGACGGCAAAGTCCGCCTCGCGATCCACGACGGCGATCTGCTGACGGGATCGCTGACCACGTCCGGTTTTGCCAGCACCGTTCATCCGGACTGGTCCACCATGCAGCCGCTCACGCGGCCAACACCACGTGTTTTGCAGGAGCAGACAGTATGACGACCAAACGCCTCGGCCTGATCATGAACGGCGTCACCGGCCGGATGGGGCTCAACCAGCACCTGATCCGCTCGATCGTCGCGATCCGCGCCCAGGGCGGCGTGCTGCTCGGCAACGGCGACCGCATCATGCCCGATCCGATCCTGGTCGGCCGCGACGCCGAGAAGGTTGCAGCACTGGCAAAACGCTTCGACATCGAGCGCCACACCACGGATCTCGACCGCGCGCTGGCCGACAAGGCCGACACCGTGTTCTTCGACGCCGCGACCACGCAGGCGCGGCCCTCGCTGCTGACCAGGGCGATCAACGCCGGCAAGCATGTCTATTGCGAGAAGCCGATCGCGACCAATCTGGAAGAGGCCGTCGCGGTCATCAAACTCGCCAACGCGAAAGGGTTGAAGCACGGCACGGTGCAGGACAAGCTGTTCCTGCCGGGCCTGAAGAAGCTCGCCTTCCTGCGCGACTCCGGCTTCTTCGGCCGCATGCTGTCGGTGCGCGGCGAGTTCGGCTACTGGGTGTTCGAGGGCGGCTGGCAGGAGGCGCAGCGGCCGTCCTGGAACTACCGCAGCGAGGACGGCGGCGGCATCATTTTGGACATGGTCTGCCACTGGCGCTACGTGCTCGACAATCTCTTCGGCGAGGTCGAGAGCGTGGTCTGCATCGGCAACACCGATATCCCCGAGCGCTACGACGAGAACGGCAAGCCCTACAAGGCAACCGCCGACGATTCCGCCTACGCGACCTTCAAGCTGAAGGGCGGCGTCATCGCGCACATCAACATGAGCTGGGTGACGCGGGTCTATCGCGACGACCTCGTGACCTTCCAGGTCGACGGCACCCACGGCTCAGCGGTGGCGGGGCTCACCGACTGCATGATCCAGGCGCGCCAGGCGACGCCGCGGCCGGTGTGGAATCCGGACGAGAAGCGGCTGCACGATTTCTATGGCGACTGGCAGAAGGTGCCCGAGAACGTCGTCTACGACAACGGCTTCAAGGAGCAATGGGAGATGTTCATCCGCCATGTCTGCGAGGATGCGCCCTACAAATACACCTTGCTCGAAGGCGCCAAGGGCGTGCAGCTCGCCGAATGCGCGCTGAAGAGCTGGAAAGAACGGCGATGGATCGACGTCGCGCCGATCGTGGTCTGAGAGAGGGCGTTTGTCATGAACAAGCCGGTCTTGCCCAAATCTTCTGCAACGATGTCATCCCTGTCGCTGAAGCTGCCGACTGAAGGCGGCGGCCTCGAAACCTACCGTCTCGCCGCGTCGCGGACGTTTCCGGCGAAGCTCGAGGGCACGCTGAATCGCGTCGCCTTCTCCGCGGCACATGTGGTCGCCGACGTCAGGGCCGACGTCGATCCGTGGCTGACGGCCGCGATCGACTGGGATCGGACCATCGCGTTCCGCGAGCATGTCTGGGATCTCGGCCTCGGCGTTGCCGAAGCGATGGATACCGCGCAGCGCGGCATGGGGCTCGACTGGACGACCTCGCTGGAATTGATCCAGCGGTCGGTGAAGGCCGCGAAGACCAAGGGCAACGCGCTGGTGTTTTCGGGTGCCGGCACCGATCATCTCGCGGTCGGGGACGCCAAGTCGATCGACGACGTGATCCGCGCCTATGAGGAACAGATCGCAGCCGTCGAGAAGGCCGGCGGCCGCATCATCCTGATGGCGTCGCGCGCGCTGGCGAAGCTCGGCAAGAGCGCCGAGGACTACGCGCGGGTCTATGACCGCGTGCTGGCGCAGGTCCGCGAGCCCGTGATCATCCACTGGCTCGGCGACATGTTCGATCCGGCGCTGGCGGGCTATTGGGGCACCGTCGATCTCGACAGGGCGATGGACACCGCGGTAACCATCATCAACGCCAATGCGGCGAAGGTCGACGGCGTGAAAGTGTCGCTGCTCGACAAGCAGCGCGAGATCGACATGCGGCGGCGGCTCGACGCGCGCGTGAAGATGTATACCGGCGACGACTTCAATTATGCGGAGCTGATCGCCGGCGACGACAAGGGCTTTTCCCACGCGCTGCTCGGCATCTTCGATGCGATCGCGCCGGCGGCGTCCTACGCGCTGTCACGGTTGGCGGCGTGCGACGAAGCCGGCTTCCACGACGTGCTCGGGCCCACGGTGCCGCTGTCGCGCCACATCTTCAAGGCGCCGACGCGCTTCTACAAGACCGGCATCGTGTTCATGGCCTATCTCAACGGCCATCAGGATCACTTCACGATGGTCGGCGGGCAGGAGAGCGCGCGTTCGACCTTGCATCTGGCCGAGCTGTTCCGGCTCGCCGATCAGGCCGGGCTGCTCGCCAATCCGGAGCTCGCGACGCGCCGAATGTCGGCGATCCTGGCCACCCGCGGCATCGACGCCTGATGCGCGACTTCTCCAATGATCACCGCTGGCTGTCGCTGAACACGGCCACCGTCCGCAAGCAGGGCGATCTCACGGCCATCATCGAGGCCTCCGCGCGCCACGGCATCCGGGCCATCGATCCCTGGCGCGACCAGGTCGCTGCTATCGGCCTCGATCGTGCCGTGCGCGCCATCAAGGACGTGGGACTTGAGCTATCCG from Bradyrhizobium genosp. L includes:
- a CDS encoding ABC transporter substrate-binding protein, which produces MTRLIAVVSAALAWTVLAMAPASAADKVVLMLNWYVYGEHAPFYYGKAKGIYAAEGIDLEIQEGRGSAATTQAVAAKTADFGYVDVPTMMRAAVKGAPVIATGVLLQTSPMSAMGFVDKNIKKPEDIKGKTVAITPADSMTQIWPLFLKKTGLKESDFHTVAGDGQTKLNAVINGQADLLLGYVMDQSMKIKDATGKDVYPIKFADYGINMVSSGIIANTDYVKANADLVRRFMSATTKAVEAAEKEPKAAAQSILDANPKGGKIDTLTQGFELTIPLYRTPETKAKRPFQVTDQNMTDSVNLMVEYGGLDAKAKDNPKAFYTNDYLPKGNS
- a CDS encoding ABC transporter ATP-binding protein, yielding MNPATKSIDISQPGAHLRLVSDRAAGATPGITLSGVSKTYRSRDGDVPSLRPLDFTINDGEFFVVVGPSGCGKSTLLKMISGLLPPTTGEVLVEGEVVTKPHGNVGIVFQNALLLPWRNILSNVMLPIDMKGLPRAKYVERAKDLLKLVGLEGFEKKLPWQLSGGMQQRASICRALVHDPKIILMDEPFGALDAMTRERMNVELMRIQRETGKTVLLITHSIPEAVFLADRVLVMTERPGAIAAIYDVPLSRPRSLDAMSDPVFTALVQQIRKHFFTQGTLD
- a CDS encoding mandelate racemase/muconate lactonizing enzyme family protein, producing MPFRLAVKDIAFFERPLAFARPFRFGAVTLNAATQLFVRVEIEVEGKGRATGASAEMLAPKWFDKRPHLTAEQTVDELRRSLAIARELYLAKAGYDTAFPLHAACIGAQVAACAREDIPALAASFGPAEIDKAILDALLRAAGTSFFEGMAANIAGIDARLTPDLVDAAIARFLSTRKRLDRVAVRHTVGLDDRIEGEGGVADVRENAGARHFKLKLNGDPTHDAARLIRIGKELATLPYAFKVTLDANEQYADLAALNALIDRLERDAALQPISSNMLYIEQPMPRDITRTSPLGKLAAGSFIIDEADDCYDAFPAARALGYRGVSSKSCKGVYKSVINATRAAAWSADGGRAFISGEDLTCQAGLAVQQDLALGALIGVTHAERNGHHYVDGFGDTPGAEADAFLVAHPDLYQREDGKVRLAIHDGDLLTGSLTTSGFASTVHPDWSTMQPLTRPTPRVLQEQTV
- a CDS encoding Gfo/Idh/MocA family protein: MTTKRLGLIMNGVTGRMGLNQHLIRSIVAIRAQGGVLLGNGDRIMPDPILVGRDAEKVAALAKRFDIERHTTDLDRALADKADTVFFDAATTQARPSLLTRAINAGKHVYCEKPIATNLEEAVAVIKLANAKGLKHGTVQDKLFLPGLKKLAFLRDSGFFGRMLSVRGEFGYWVFEGGWQEAQRPSWNYRSEDGGGIILDMVCHWRYVLDNLFGEVESVVCIGNTDIPERYDENGKPYKATADDSAYATFKLKGGVIAHINMSWVTRVYRDDLVTFQVDGTHGSAVAGLTDCMIQARQATPRPVWNPDEKRLHDFYGDWQKVPENVVYDNGFKEQWEMFIRHVCEDAPYKYTLLEGAKGVQLAECALKSWKERRWIDVAPIVV
- a CDS encoding dihydrodipicolinate synthase family protein codes for the protein MNKPVLPKSSATMSSLSLKLPTEGGGLETYRLAASRTFPAKLEGTLNRVAFSAAHVVADVRADVDPWLTAAIDWDRTIAFREHVWDLGLGVAEAMDTAQRGMGLDWTTSLELIQRSVKAAKTKGNALVFSGAGTDHLAVGDAKSIDDVIRAYEEQIAAVEKAGGRIILMASRALAKLGKSAEDYARVYDRVLAQVREPVIIHWLGDMFDPALAGYWGTVDLDRAMDTAVTIINANAAKVDGVKVSLLDKQREIDMRRRLDARVKMYTGDDFNYAELIAGDDKGFSHALLGIFDAIAPAASYALSRLAACDEAGFHDVLGPTVPLSRHIFKAPTRFYKTGIVFMAYLNGHQDHFTMVGGQESARSTLHLAELFRLADQAGLLANPELATRRMSAILATRGIDA